TGACCCCATCCCCCCCCGGCTTCGAGACGCTCGGCCTGCGGCCCGAGTTGCTCGCCGGCCTCGCGCGGCTCGGCTTCGAACACCCCACCCCCGTCCAGGCCGCCAGCATCCCGGCCCTGCTCGCGGGCCGCGACGCCGTGATCCAGGCCGAGACCGGCACCGGCAAGACCCTCGCCTACGGACTTCCTCTGCTGAACGCCATCGCCGGCACCCCCCTTCGCCCCCGGGCCATGGTCCTGGTGCCCACCCGCGAGCTCGCCCTGCAGGTGCGCGACGTGCTGCGGGAGGCGGCGCGCAAGTGGCGCCCCTCGATCCACGCGCTGGTCGGCGGCGAGGCCATCGAGCCCCAGTTCAAGGTCATCGAAAAGGGGATCGCCGTGCTGGTGGGGACGCCCGGCCGGGTCCACGACCTGGTGCGCCGCGACGCGCTGATGCTCAAGCACTGCCGCACCGTCGTCCTCGACGAGGCCGACGAGATGCTGCTGCGCGGCTTCAAGCACGACCTGGACGGCATCCTCTCGGCGCTGCCGAGCGATCGCCAGACCATCCTGGTCTCCGCCACGGTCGGCCCCGAGGTCAAGGCCTACGCGGCCTCGACCATGAAGGAGCAGGAAGGCGCCGACCCGGCCATGCCGAGCGCCACGGCCAAGACCCTCACGCACCAGCACGTGGCGGCCCCCAA
The nucleotide sequence above comes from Pantanalinema sp.. Encoded proteins:
- a CDS encoding DEAD/DEAH box helicase; the encoded protein is TPSPPGFETLGLRPELLAGLARLGFEHPTPVQAASIPALLAGRDAVIQAETGTGKTLAYGLPLLNAIAGTPLRPRAMVLVPTRELALQVRDVLREAARKWRPSIHALVGGEAIEPQFKVIEKGIAVLVGTPGRVHDLVRRDALMLKHCRTVVLDEADEMLLRGFKHDLDGILSALPSDRQTILVSATVGPEVKAYAASTMKEQEGADPAMPSATAKTLTHQHVAAPKDQKLPILIRLLQDEPGQAIVFVRLKEDTKRVAMRLRQAGIAAAYLSGDLPQVNRNETMARFRDGLYRILVATDVASRGLDIPEVDLVVNYAVPPDVDQYVHRAGRSGRAGRAGRAVTLSYREEFDALKRLRAELPLEPLKVAPARSGTGEPVRAWRPPAEAIAPSESPQRRTSEKPEKPPKGKISRHLDWHEDRPDRRDRRKP